The Ursus arctos isolate Adak ecotype North America unplaced genomic scaffold, UrsArc2.0 scaffold_28, whole genome shotgun sequence genome has a window encoding:
- the SKOR1 gene encoding SKI family transcriptional corepressor 1 gives MALLCGLGQVTLRLWAPVLPQSENKIGFLAAGAFLRSGGMEALTTQLGPGREGNSSPNSKQELQPYSGSSALKPNQVGETSLYGVPIVSLVIDGQERLCLAQISNTLLKNYSYNEIHNRRVALGITCVQCTPVQLEILRRAGAMPISSRRCGMITKREAERLCKSFLGEHKPPKLPENFAFDVVHECAWGSRGSFIPARYNSSRAKCIKCGYCSMYFSPNKFIFHSHRTPDAKYTQPDAANFNSWRRHLKLSDKSATDELSHAWEDVKAMFNGGTRKRTFSLQGGGGGGANGGSGGQGKGGAGGGGGPGCGAEMAPGPPPHKTLRCGEDEATGPPGPPPPHPQRGLGLTAGAGGPAGPGGPGGGAGVRSYPVIPVPSKGFGLLQKLPPPLFPHPYGFPTAFGLCPKKDDPVLGAGEPKGGPGTASGAGAGTGGGAGGPGSGHLPPGAGPGPGGGAMFWGHQPSGAAKDAAAVAAAAAAATVYPTFPMFWPAAGSLPVPPYPAAQSQAKAVAAAVAAAAAAAAAAAGSGGPESLDGAEPAKEGGLGAEERCPSALSRGPLDEDGADEALPPPLAPLPPPPPPARKGSYVSAFRPVVKDAESIAKLYGSARDAYGAGPARGPGPGAGAGGGYVSPDFLSEGSSSYHSASPDVDTADEPEVDVESNRFPDDEGAPDEAEPGVPSASSTGGGPDADQPAGPPSTTSSGADGPTDSPDGGSPRPRRRPGLSAASRSTFGDLAADDVVRRPERSPPSGGYELREPCGPLGGPAPAKVYAPERDELVKSAAALGPAASYLCTPEAHEPDKEDNHSTADDLETRKSYPDQRSISQPSPANTDRGEDGLTLDVTGTQLVEKDIENLARDELQKLLLEQMELRKKLEREFQSLKDNFQDQMKRELAYREEMVQQLQIVRDTLCNELDQERKARYAIQQKLKEAHDALHHFSCKMLTPRHCTGNCSFKPPLLP, from the exons ATGgctttgctgtgtggccttgggcaagtcactctccGTCTCTGGGCCCCAGTTCTTCCACAATCCGAAAACAAAATTGGGTTCCTAGCTGCCGGGGCATTCCTGAG GAGCGGCGGCATGGAGGCTCTCACCACTCAGCTGGGGCCGGGGCGCGAGGGCAACTCCTCACCCAACTCGAAGCAGGAGCTGCAACCCTACTCGGGCTCCAGCGCTCTCAAACCCAACCAGGTGGGCGAGACGTCGCTGTACGGGGTGCCTATCGTGTCTCTGGTCATCGACGGCCAGGAGCGCCTTTGCCTGGCGCAGATCTCCAACACTCTCCTCAAGAACTACAGCTACAATGAGATCCACAACCGCCGTGTGGCCCTGGGCATCACGTGCGTGCAGTGTACGCCAGTGCAGCTGGAGATTCTGCGTCGGGCCGGGGCCATGCCGATCTCGTCGCGCCGCTGCGGTATGATCACGAAGCGCGAGGCCGAACGCCTGTGCAAGTCGTTCCTGGGCGAGCATAAGCCACCCAAGCTGCCCGAGAACTTCGCCTTCGATGTGGTGCACGAGTGCGCGTGGGGCTCGCGTGGCAGCTTCATCCCCGCGCGTTACAACAGTTCTCGTGCCAAGTGCATCAAGTGCGGCTACTGCAGCATGTACTTCTCGCCTAACAAGTTCATCTTCCACTCGCACCGCACACCCGACGCCAAGTACACGCAGCCCGACGCCGCCAACTTCAACTCGTGGCGCCGTCACCTCAAACTCAGTGACAAGTCGGCCACAGACGAACTGAGCCACGCTTGGGAGGACGTTAAGGCCATGTTCAATGGCGGCACCCGCAAGCGGACTTTCTCGCTGCAAggaggcggtggcggcggcgcTAATGGGGGGTCGGGTGGCCAGGGGAAGGGTGGTGCTGGCGGCGGGGGCGGCCCAGGGTGTGGCGCAGAGATGGCCCCAGGGCCGCCGCCCCACAAAACCCTGCGCTGTGGCGAAGACGAGGCCACCGGGCCCCCTGGGCCGCCTCCTCCCCATCCGCAGCGGGGACTTGGTCTAACGGCGGGAGCTGGCGGCCCGGCGGGCCCTGGAGGGCCTGGTGGCGGCGCCGGCGTACGCAGCTACCCAGTGATCCCGGTGCCCAGCAAGGGCTTTGGCCTCTTGCAGAAACTGCCCCCGCCGCTTTTCCCTCATCCTTATGGCTTCCCCACGGCCTTCGGCCTCTGCCCCAAAAAGGACGACCCGGTGCTAGGCGCGGGCGAGCCCAAGGGAGGCCCAGGCACCGCGAGCGGCGCGGGCGCGGGCACTGGCGGAGGCGCGGGCGGGCCAGGATCCGGCCACTTGCCCCCGGGGGCAGGCcctggcccgggtggcggcgccATGTTCTGGGGTCACCAACCCTCTGGGGCAGCCAAGGACGCAGCGGCCGTGGCTGCCGCGGCCGCCGCAGCCACTGTGTACCCGACGTTTCCCATGTTCTGGCCGGCGGCAGGCAGCCTCCCGGTGCCGCCCTATCCAGCTGCGCAGAGCCAAGCTAAGGCCGTGGCGGCCGCTgtggcggcagcggcggcggcagcggcggcggctgcCGGCAGCGGCGGCCCCGAGTCCCTGGACGGTGCCGAGCCGGCCAAGGAGGGCGGCCTGGGCGCAGAGGAGCGCTGTCCGAGCGCGCTGTCCCGCGGGCCGCTGGACGAGGACGGCGCGGACGAGGCGCTGCCGCCGCCTCTGGCCCCACTGCCCCCGCCACCTCCGCCCGCACGCAAAGGCTCCTACGTGTCGGCCTTCCGACCTGTGGTCAAGGACGCCGAGAGCATCGCCAAACTCTACGGTAGCGCCCGCGACGCGTATGGCGCCGGGCCTGCTCGTGGGCCGGGGCCGGGCGCGGGGGCCGGCGGCGGTTACGTGAGCCCAGACTTTCTGAGCGAGGGCAGCTCCAGCTACCACTCCGCCTCGCCCGACGTGGACACTGCTGACGAGCCCGAGGTGGACGTGGAGTCCAACCGCTTCCCCGACGATGAGGGCGCTCCAGACGAGGCCGAGCCGGGCGTACCCAGTGCGTCCAGCACGGGAGGCGGCCCGGACGCCGACCAGCCCGCAGGGCCCCCGTCTACCACCTCCTCGGGCGCCGACGGTCCCACAGACTCCCCAGACGGCGGCAGCCCTCGTCCCCGGCGCCGCCCAGGGCTGTCCGCAGCCAGCCGGTCAACATTTGGGGACCTGGCGGCCGACGACGTGGTGCGGAGACCGGAGAGGAGCCCGCCGAGCGGCGGCTATGAGCTGCGAGAGCCTTGCGGGCCGCTGGGGGGCCCCGCGCCGGCCAAG GTGTACGCGCCCGAGCGGGACGAGCTTGTGAAGAGCGCGGCGGCGCTGGGGCCCGCGGCCTCCTACCTCTgcacccccgaggcccacg AACCAGATAAGGAAGACAATCACTCGACCGCCGACGATTTGGAAACGAGGAAATCCTATCCAGACCAAAGGAGTATCTCCCAACCAAGTCCCGCAAATACAGACCGAG GTGAAGATGGGCTCACCCTGGATGTCACAGGAACTCAGCTAGTGGAGAAAGATATCGAGAACCTGGCCAGAG ACGAATTGCAAAAATTGCTCCTGGAGCAAATGGAGCTCCGCAAGAAACTGGAGCGAGAATTTCAGAGTCTCAAAG ATAATTTTCAGGATCAAATGAAGAGGGAATTGGCTTATCGAGAAGAAATGGTGCAACAGCTGCAAATTGTCAGAG ACACTCTGTGTAACGAACTCGACCAAGAGCGGAAGGCGCGCTATGCCATCCAGCAGAAATTAAAAG AAGCCCACGACGCCCTGCACCACTTCTCCTGCAAGATGCTGACGCCCCGCCACTGCACTGGCAACTGCTCCTTCAAGCCCCCGCTGTTGCCCTAG